One window of Magallana gigas chromosome 2, xbMagGiga1.1, whole genome shotgun sequence genomic DNA carries:
- the LOC136272183 gene encoding uncharacterized protein produces MVAGQTGADVERVKEIEKVCPMEFVEMEPGDALFFHSNLLHTSGPNNSDLRRWAFLMAYNTKSNNPVIPHHCPQYTPLKKVPNSAIRDCTNVTDMSGKEFLNPAEDKTVNLNAK; encoded by the exons ATGGTTGCCGGACAGACTGGAGCAGATGTAGAGAGAGTAAAAGAGATCGAGAAAGTGTGTCCAATGGAGTTTGTGGAAATGGAACCAG GTGATGCATTGTTCTTCCATAGTAATTTGTTACATACCAGCGGGCCTAACAACAGTGATTTAAGGAGGTGGGCCTTCCTAATGGCGTACAATACCAAGTCCAATAACCCTGTCATACCCCATCATTGTCCACAGTACACTCCCCTGAAAAAG GTTCCAAATTCAGCCATCAGAGATTGCACCAATGTAACAGACATGTCAGGGAAGGAATTCTTGAATCCAGCCGAGGATAAAACTGTTAATCTTAATGCAAAATAA
- the LOC105346281 gene encoding L-proline trans-4-hydroxylase translates to MMISGEYVYQDGKFKVTDEMKNYFENYGYIKIRNFLDDAELQKVKEVLEYNQEITKHSYGIPDGTGRECKMALWRHPGSDVTGMVARCEKVVDISEKLLGDEVYHYHTKLMMKEAKTGGQFLWHQDYGYWYKNGCLFPDMLTVFISIDKCCKENGCLQILRGSHKCGRIDHLMVAGQTGADVERVKEIEKVCPMEFVEMEPGDALFFHSNLLHTSGPNNSDLRRWAFLMAYNTKSNNPVIPHHCPQYTPLKKVPNSAIRDCTNVTDMSGKEFLNPAEDKTVNLNAK, encoded by the exons ATGATGATATCGGGAG AGTACGTCTATCAGGATGGGAAGTTCAAGGTTAcagatgaaatgaaaaattattttgaaaattatggcTACATCAAAATAAg GAATTTTTTGGATGATGCAGAATTACAGAAAGTAAAAGAAGTTCTTGAATATAACCAAGAAATCACTAAACACTCGTATGGG ATTCCTGATGGAACAGGGAGAGAATGTAAGATGGCATTATGGCGTCATCCAGGAAGTGATGTCACTGGCATGGTAGCTAGGTGCGAGAAAGTAGTTGACATCAGTGAAAAG CTACTTGGAGATGAAGTATACCATTATCACACTAAATTAATGATGAAGGAAGCCAAAACAGGAGGACAGTTCCTTTGGCATCAGGATTATGG ataCTGGTACAAGAATGGCTGTTTATTTCCAGATATGTTAACTGTGTTTATCTCCATAGACAAGTGCTGCAAAGAAAATGGCTGTCTGCAG ATTCTGCGAGGTTCCCATAAATGTGGCAGGATCGACCACTTAATGGTTGCCGGACAGACTGGAGCAGATGTAGAGAGAGTAAAAGAGATCGAGAAAGTGTGTCCAATGGAGTTTGTGGAAATGGAACCAG GTGATGCATTGTTCTTCCATAGTAATTTGTTACATACCAGCGGGCCTAACAACAGTGATTTAAGGAGGTGGGCCTTCCTAATGGCGTACAATACCAAGTCCAATAACCCTGTCATACCCCATCATTGTCCACAGTACACTCCCCTGAAAAAG GTTCCAAATTCAGCCATCAGAGATTGCACCAATGTAACAGACATGTCAGGGAAGGAATTCTTGAATCCAGCCGAGGATAAAACTGTTAATCTTAATGCAAAATAA
- the LOC105346279 gene encoding kelch-like protein 24, giving the protein MEDSWKSDVALQIHDALEEMYRESRHTDVNVTVEDRTFRCHRAVLAAVSPYFDAMFLSGMKESIDGVVNLQGISKENFESIIKFIYTGSKVVTKANAEELLKASALFQIKQLHVKCEQFLLDKINNENCIGAWKLAKTHECPNLSEKAWEIITFNFQDICRSEDFQCLDKDDLIEIITHDDLHVSSEELVCDSVFRWYATDPEGRKQDTIHLFEYLRLPLLGSEYLLHEVEPLDIVNENSRCREIVKEAIQYQLLPSRRWDFNSPRVAFRKYASVEDVLIVIGGYNSVGEKVVDMLAYSFIQAKWFFLTPMPVQLGREFATVVYGNDIFVSGGSQKLDCLLRYRAENNDWYRCTSPVQGRRRHVMVAVCESIFVLGGYDDTIKDENKRTLSSVEEYLINARTWRKAGDIVHAVRSMSAAVSKEKIYVFGGILADDKESDAIQCFDTRLSTSLVVSFLPSPCKLSKTVVCDKHVYIVCTDGSLLEMSEKGDVSCVHTMKYFNRRRFGALHRKGGILLVGGESGNAISQKIVFLNPDKKWTEYTYSTTMPARANFGSLIIILQKKYLTRTFKSD; this is encoded by the coding sequence ATGGAAGATTCGTGGAAGAGCGACGTTGCTCTGCAAATTCACGACGCCCTGGAAGAGATGTACCGTGAATCACGTCATACTGACGTCAACGTCACAGTGGAAGACCGGACTTTCCGATGCCATCGGGCCGTTCTCGCGGCCGTGTCGCCTTACTTCGATGCCATGTTTTTATCAGGGATGAAAGAAAGCATCGACGGGGTCGTAAACTTACAAggaatatcaaaagaaaacttCGAAAGTATCATCAAGTTTATCTACACAGGATCAAAAGTTGTCACTAAAGCAAACGCCGAGGAACTACTGAAAGCAAGTGCCCTTTTTCAGATCAAACAACTACATGTTAAATGCGAACAGTTTCTTCTGGACAAAATAAACAACGAAAACTGTATTGGTGCTTGGAAGTTAGCAAAAACACACGAATGCCCAAATCTGTCAGAAAAGGCATGGGAGATTATTACGttcaattttcaagatatttgtcGATCGGAGGATTTCCAGTGTCTGGATAAAGATGATCTGATAGAAATCATTACCCATGATGATCTCCACGTCAGCAGTGAGGAACTTGTCTGTGATTCTGTATTCCGGTGGTATGCGACTGATCCAGAGGGAAGAAAGCAAGACACGATACATCTGTTCGAGTATCTGCGACTCCCGTTACTTGGCTCGGAGTACCTACTACACGAAGTGGAACCTCTCGATATTGTCAACGAAAACTCGCGGTGTCGGGAAATCGTGAAAGAAGCTATACAATATCAACTGCTGCCTTCCAGGCGATGGGACTTCAACTCCCCTCGCGTGGCTTTTCGAAAGTATGCATCTGTAGAAGACGTCCTTATCGTCATCGGGGGATACAATTCAGTCGGGGAGAAAGTGGTTGATATGTTAGCGTACAGCTTTATCCAAGCTAAATGGTTCTTTTTAACTCCCATGCCTGTGCAGCTTGGAAGAGAGTTTGCAACCGTTGTTTACGGAAACGATATATTTGTATCAGGTGGATCTCAGAAACTCGATTGCCTGCTTCGGTACCGTGCAGAAAACAATGACTGGTACAGATGCACCTCTCCAGTTCAAGGCAGACGACGTCATGTAATGGTGGCGGTATGCGAAAGCATATTTGTTCTTGGGGGATATGACGACACAATCAAAGATGAAAATAAGCGCACTCTATCGTCTGTTGAAGAGTACCTCATTAACGCGCGAACTTGGAGAAAAGCTGGTGATATCGTGCATGCTGTACGGTCCATGTCGGCCGCTgtatcaaaggaaaaaatatacGTGTTTGGTGGTATTTTAGCAGATGACAAAGAGTCGGATGCCATTCAGTGCTTCGATACGCGTCTGTCAACAAGTTTAGTCGTGTCTTTCCTTCCATCCCCGTGCAAGTTATCAAAAACCGTGGTCTGTGATAAACACGTTTATATCGTATGTACTGACGGTTCTCTTTTGGAAATGTCCGAGAAGGGAGATGTCAGCTGTGTTCATACTATGAAGTACTTTAACCGAAGGCGTTTTGGCGCACTTCACAGGAAAGGGGGCATATTACTGGTTGGCGGGGAGAGCGGCAATGCTATCAGTCAGAAAATCGTATTCCTGAATCCCGACAAAAAATGGACTGAGTATACCTATAGTACTACTATGCCCGCAAGAGCCAATTTTGGAAGCCTAATTATCATTCTGCAGAAGAAATATCTGACTAGGACATTTAAATCGGATTGA
- the LOC105346278 gene encoding uncharacterized protein produces the protein MSLLFIKTQDLTWQDRALNIEVMLEPKKTQLLFKKNKSLSMRCEKDRVRYEKQKRASVRNYKTEKRYMDERNQELYLIKTQRFLQSIPPDMKQQVLSRRSFSISLTKLAKDINDGEENARASAPPNMVGCMSRDEGTILPAITIQTPEPPAIPDLPIQQVKSSTGVRPRRDSFDWSESNSDSRASSRINTPIPSYLPSVQQSLPSGIMKTRKKSANALFSDKSVKFAEEKVVEERPLKDQYQEEKLRIENLKPKVQRKVNSFLLEQSRFNKRGPISKTELSVKSVEETNDICGISKRRLVSAFDEYCELSSQDNYQKLVKYATKYKVASQMSSKIVPSVDTVKASRSFLSIQNPVGLQTQNRGLVQIS, from the coding sequence ATGTCgcttctttttattaaaacccAAGATCTAACATGGCAGGACAGAGCGCTAAACATCGAGGTCATGTTGGAACCAAAGAAAACACAGCTTCtattcaagaaaaataaatcgCTTTCTATGCGATGCGAAAAGGATCGAGTACGCTACGAAAAGCAAAAGAGAGCCTCAGTAAGGAACTACAAGACAGAGAAGAGGTATATGGATGAAAGGAACCAGGAGTTATACCTCATAAAAACCCAGAGATTCCTTCAAAGTATACCTCCTGACATGAAACAGCAAGTTTTAAGCCGACGTTCGTTTTCCATTAGTTTGACTAAACTCGCCAAAGACATCAACGATGGAGAAGAGAACGCCCGAGCATCGGCTCCTCCTAACATGGTCGGCTGTATGTCTCGGGATGAAGGAACGATTTTGCCCGCAATCACCATACAAACACCGGAGCCACCAGCTATACCGGATCTGCCGATACAACAGGTCAAATCTTCCACGGGAGTTCGTCCTCGCAGGGATTCTTTCGATTGGTCGGAGAGTAATTCTGATTCTAGAGCATCTAGCCGGATTAACACGCCGATTCCTAGTTACTTGCCTTCCGTACAGCAATCTTTGCCCAGCGGCATTATGAAAACCAGGAAAAAGTCGGCAAACGCACTGTTTTCTGACAAAAGTGTTAAGTTTGCTGAAGAGAAAGTTGTAGAGGAGAGGCCTTTAAAAGATCAGTATCAAGAAGAAAAATTAAGAATTGAGAACCTGAAGCCAAAAGTTCAGAGGAAAGTCAATTCTTTCCTGTTGGAGCAGAGTAGATTTAACAAAAGGGGTCCCATTTCAAAAACAGAGTTATCCGTGAAAAGCGTTGAAGAAACGAACGATATATGCGGTATTTCTAAACGTCGACTGGTCAGTGCTTTCGACGAATACTGTGAGCTGTCTAGCCAGGACAATTATCAGAAACTTGTAAAATACGCGACCAAGTATAAAGTAGCCTCTCAAATGTCGTCAAAAATTGTCCCCTCGGTGGACACTGTGAAAGCTTCCCGGTCTTTTTTATCCATCCAGAATCCGGTGgggttgcagacacagaatagGGGACTTGTGCAAATCTCATGA
- the LOC105346277 gene encoding uncharacterized protein encodes MALMMLKTHDLTWQDHTINVEMMLAPLHAQLLASKHKALSTRCNTIKLIYDKERDTMVKNINIEKRMMERKRSVFLKRKSEIAFKRLSSAKSDPTNQRCLSIPSVNPKRGNSAPPVLSEAKQNDKVFLTEVRDVDKANTSEPDGRRNGSVTEISHPLSFSRNSFKSSITLPYFTGSQSSSRNESPQHTTTFTSQMRGKSVRFEENEDEERSGEILFEKINYARLQQKVRNFVHDQDDFNNRPAGYKLNFRTRQRFNFNSFGSNFKTQQQQPLVAKKSSKLSLDKNQLERAFDKFCENKTKDNLHAMMKMATKQKASIRIARDQSIVPAIAVMKSAHKFRAVLGKNRATEDKPPAQSDGPGNG; translated from the coding sequence ATGGCGCTGATGATGTTAAAAACCCACGACTTGACGTGGCAAGATCACACGATTAACGTCGAAATGATGCTTGCGCCGCTTCATGCGCAGTTGTTGGCCAGTAAACACAAAGCCCTGTCGACACGGTGCAACACTATCAAACTAATCTACGACAAAGAACGGGACACCATGGTGaaaaacattaatattgaaaaaagaatGATGGAAAGAAAGAGAAGTGTATTCTTGAAGAGAAAGTCAGAAATTGCTTTCAAACGTCTGTCGTCTGCAAAAAGTGATCCTACCAATCAGCGATGTCTCTCTATCCCTAGCGTTAATCCAAAACGCGGGAATTCAGCGCCACCTGTTCTAAGTGAGGCAAAACAAAACGACAAAGTTTTTCTAACGGAAGTTCGAGATGTTGATAAAGCTAACACCAGCGAGCCTGATGGTAGACGAAATGGATCCGTAACTGAAATTTCTCATCCACTTTCCTTTTCGCGCAACAGTTTCAAATCTTCCATCACGCTGCCCTACTTCACGGGAAGCCAATCATCAAGTCGAAACGAATCTCCGCAACACACGACTACATTTACGTCACAAATGCGCGGGAAATCTGTCAGGTTCGAGGAAAATGAGGATGAAGAACGAAGTGGCGAAATTTTGTTCGAGAAAATCAATTACGCCAGACTTCAACAGAAAGTGAGAAACTTTGTTCACGATCAAGATGACTTTAACAATCGCCCTGCTGGTTACAAGTTAAATTTTAGAACCCGGCAGAGATTTAATTTTAACTCATTTGGGTCTAACTTTAAAACGCAACAGCAACAACCACTGGTCGCAAAGAAAAGTTCCAAACTGTCGCTGGACAAAAATCAACTGGAGAGAGCTTTCGACaagttttgtgaaaataaaaccaaagatAACTTACACGCAATGATGAAGATGGCTACTAAACAGAAAGCGAGTATACGTATTGCGAGGGACCAATCTATAGTTCCAGCTATAGCTGTTATGAAGAGTGCACACAAGTTTCGCGCGGTACTTGGTAAAAACAGGGCCACCGAGGATAAGCCGCCAGCACAAAGCGACGGCCCTGGAAATGGATGA
- the LOC105346276 gene encoding uncharacterized protein — MNFRRINNGLTNLRLCWVLFFLMHYAASETRGLHFPTICDHYKERAVTPEVSYVVTWKGERTPSASCRLGFTGPMADSVYTRSVCFDTIFFHVKDCAVRLEFSEESGTKATNYSCTHKPKVWCAEKDQTAYINLFGANLHPNNSSSFKILVTAEKTSTLLYLKIGIIVGMVCLCITGILVAVCCYKKKQKVVKDAELEYTRLAE, encoded by the exons ATGAATTTTAGAAGGATAAACAATGGTTTGACGAACCTTAGGTTGTGTTGGGTTCTTTTCTTCCTGATGCACTATGCTGCTTCGGAAACAAGAG GTCTTCATTTTCCCACCATCTGTGATCATTACAAAGAACGAGCCGTGACCCCTGAGGTTTCCTATGTGGTCACGTGGAAGGGGGAGCGGACCCCGTCAGCCTCCTGTAGGCTGGGGTTTACGGGGCCTATGGCAGACTCCGTCTACACGCGGTCAGTGTGTTTTGACACCATATTCTTTCATGTCAAAGACTGCGCTGTTCGGTTGGAGTTCTCCGAAGAGTCAGGGACCAAAGCAACG aACTACTCGTGCACCCATAAACCTAAAGTATGGTGTGCAGAGAAAGATCAGACAGCATATATCAACTTGTTTGGAGCAAATCTTCATCCGAACAACTCTTCCTCATTCAAAATCCTGGTCACTGCCGAGAAAACGAGCACAC TATTGTATTTGAAGATCGGTATCATAGTGGGAATGGTCTGTCTGTGTATTACTGGCATCTTGGTTGCTGTGTGCTGTTACAAGAAAAAACAGAAAGTGGTCAAGGACGCGGAATTAGAGTACACTCGACTGGCAGAATAA